The following proteins come from a genomic window of Lolium rigidum isolate FL_2022 chromosome 5, APGP_CSIRO_Lrig_0.1, whole genome shotgun sequence:
- the LOC124657383 gene encoding HVA22-like protein i yields MAVSFITRLLTLALGYAYPAYGCYKTLLERHPREIEQLLFWCQYWILVASLTVVERFADGAVSWLPMYGEAKLVLVVYLWHPSTRGAGHVYEGYLRPLLARHEADIDRGLLEMRARARDLTASQLKAAAAVGQRWLVEIIGRVTSQLQAATSGRGQAGDLH; encoded by the exons ATGGCGGTGTCGTTCATCACTAGGCTACTGAC CCTGGCCCTCGGGTACGCGTACCCGGCGTACGGCTGCTACAAGACgctg CTGGAACGGCACCCGCGTGAGATAGAGCAGCTGCTTTTCTGGTGCCAGTACTG GATTCTGGTCGCCTCGCTGACGGTCGTCGAGAGATTCGCAGACGGCGCGGTGTCGTGGCTTCCCATGTACGGTGAGGCGAAGCTGGTGCTCGTCGTCTACCTCTGGCACCCCAGCACGCGA GGCGCGGGGCATGTCTACGAAGGCTACCTCCGGCCGCTGCTGGCGAGGCATGAGGCGGACATCGACCGTGGCCTGCTGGAGATGCGGGCCAGAGCAAGGGACCTGACGGCGTCGCAGCTAAAGGCGGCTGCCGCCGTCGGGCAGAGGTGGCTCGTCGAGATTATCGGTCGTGTCACCTCGCAGCTACAGGCGGCAACATCAGGCCGAGGCCAGGCAGGCGATTTACATTGA
- the LOC124654085 gene encoding uncharacterized protein LOC124654085, translating to MWRRLPLRLLRSAAAGPLRIPAPSRGGWSVPTAPRLPAEAGAAPADLARRGYSQFASGFTPLEPKTLGSILDVERAKGLSPEHLVAAWDDYHLGRGHIGASMKSKLYHLLEQRSATCRYFVIPLWRGSGYTTMFMQVQLPHMIFTGLEDYKARGTQASPYYTVTHYTEFAETKDTVLVRGDVVFTSKLTDLEAKCLLETAHSFYLNDVRYKLVERFNKETQDFEFKDVLQALDMPTM from the exons ATGTGGCGGCGGCTACCCCTGCGGCTCCTGCGCTCCGCGGCCGCCGGACCACTCCGGATCCCCGCACCCTCCCGTGGCGGCTGGTCCGTCCCTACCGCGCCGCGGCTGCCGGCGGAGGCGGGCGCCGCGCCGGCCGACCTTGCCCGTAGAGGGTACTCCCAGTTCGCCAGCGGCTTCACCCCCTTAGAACCTAAGACTCTGGGATCCATCCTCGACGTCGAGCGCGCCAAGGGCCTCTCCCCTGAACACCTCGTCGCCGCCTGGGATGAC TACCACCTGGGAAGAGGTCATATAGGTGCATCTATGAAATCAAAGCTTTACCATCTCTTGGAACAAAGATCGGCGACATG CCGATATTTTGTTATTCCTTTGTGGAGAGGAAGTGGATATACCACCATGTTTATGCAAG TCCAGCTGCCACACATGATCTTCACAGGACTTGAAGACTACAAAGCTAGAGGAACTCAAGCAAGTCCATACTACACAGTCACTCATTACACAGAGTTTGCAGAAACCAAGGATACAGTTCTTGTCCGAGGAGATGTTGTCTTCACCAGTAAGCTAACTGATTTAGAGGCGAAGTGTCTTTTAGAGACTGCTCACTCGTTTTACTTGAATGATGTGCGGTACAAGCTTGTTGAGCGATTCAACAAAGAAACACAGGATTTTGAGTTCAAAGATGTACTTCAAGCGCTTGACATGCCGACTATGTGA